From one Coffea eugenioides isolate CCC68of chromosome 11, Ceug_1.0, whole genome shotgun sequence genomic stretch:
- the LOC113754061 gene encoding cactin-like: MGSHRSSSSRWRISSSKSSLRHQKKKKKITEDDIAEYLAKKAQKRAAKVAKKLKAQNISGYGNDSNPFGDSNLNERFVWRKKIEQDITQGMPLETFSLKAEKKRQRERMAEIEKVKKRREERAIEKAQHEEEMALLARERARAEFQDWEKKEEEFHFDQSKVRSEIRLREGRTKPIDILTKHLNPSDDLDIEINEPYMVFKGLTVKEMEELHEDIKMHLDLDTSTPTHVQYWEALLVVCDWELAEVRKKDALDRARVRGERLPPELLAEERGMHSSIEADVKRLLQGKSYGELEALQSQIEAQMQSGTAKVVEYWESVLKRLHIFKAKACLKEIHAKLLRKHLQRLEKPLEVGDSERELTPQPDEEDASSDGKGVETLSPEPIMRQETPELDEEAGSYSPQLIHGDENEEAIDPEEDMAILERKRMAVLEERRLQELTVRPTPPDDNFEKKAMKAMGAMEEGDAVFGLNDEINLDSQVYWWHDKYRPRKPKYFNRVHTGYEWNKYNQTHYDHDNPPPKIVQGYKFNIFYPDLVDKGKAPTYAIEKDGDSSETCIIRFHAGPPYEDIAFRIVNKEWEYSHKKGFKCTFERGILHLYFNFKRYRYRR, from the exons ATGGGCAGCCATAGGAGTAGCAGCAGCAGGTGGCGAATATCCTCATCCAAGTCCAGTCTTAGAcatcaaaagaagaagaagaaaatcacTGAGGATGATATTGCCGAGTACTTGGCAAAGAAAGCTCAAAAAAGG gCAGCAAAAGTTGCAAAGAAATTGAAGGCACAGAATATTTCTGGATATGGTAATGATTCAAATCCATTTGGAGATTCCAATCTAAATGAAAG ATTTGTGTGGCGAAAGAAGATTGAACAAGATATCACCCAAGGCATGCCACTTGAAACATTTTCATTAAAGGCAGAGAAAAAGAGACAAAGAGaaagaatg GCAGAGATTGAAAAGGtgaagaaaagaagggaagaaaGGGCTATCGAGAAGGCACAGCATGAGGAAGAAATG GCATTATTAGCAAGGGAACGTGCTCGAGCTGAATTTCAAGACtgggagaagaaagaagaagag TTCCATTTTGATCAAAGCAAGGTTAGGTCAGAGATACGGTTGCGAGAAGGCCGCACTAAGCCGATTGACATTCTTACTAAGCATCTCAATCCTTCAGATGACTTGGATATAGAAATAAATGAACCATACATGGTCTTCAAG GGTTTAACAGTaaaagaaatggaagaactTCATGAAGACATTAAAATGCATCTTGACTTGGACACGTCAACGCCAACACATGTCCAGTATTGGGAG GCACTGCTGGTGGTTTGTGATTGGGAACTAGCTGAAGTTCGGAAAAAGGATGCTTTGGATCGAGCCAGAGTGCGTGGAGAGCGACTACCTCCTGAGTTACTTGCTGAAGAGAGGGGAATGCATTCAAGCATTGAGGCAGATGTCAAGAGGCTCCTACAAGGGAAATCCTACGGCGAACTAGAAGCTCTACAGTCTCAGATTGAGGCACAGATGCAGTCTGGTACAGCTAAGGTGGTTGAATATTGGGAATCTGTTCTTAAACGTCTCCACATCTTCAAGGCTAAG GCTTGTCTGAAGGAAATCCATGCCAAATTGCTACGCAAGCATTTACAGCGCCTTGAGAAACCTTTGGAAGTTGGAGATAGTGAAAGAGAGTTGACTCCACAGCCTGACGAGGAAGATGCCAGTAGTGATGGAAAAG GTGTTGAAACACTCTCTCCTGAACCTATAATGCGTCAAGAGACTCCAGAGTTGGATGAAGAGGCTGGATCATATTCGCCGCAGTTGATTCAtggcgatgaaaatgaagaaGCAATTGACCCAGAAGAGGATATGGCTATACTG GAGAGGAAGCGTATGGCTGTCTTGGAAGAAAGGCGTCTCCAAGAATTGACTGTAAGGCCTACTCCTCCTGATGATAACTTCGAGAAGAAAGCCATGAAAGCAATGGGAGCCATGGAGGAAGGTGATGCAGTATTTGGCTTGAATGACGAAATAAATCTTGATTCACAG GTCTATTGGTGGCATGATAAGTACCGCCCAAGAAAGCCGAAGTATTTCAATCGTGTCCATACTGGTTATGAGTGGAATAAATACAATCAAACCCACTATGATCACGATAACCCACCCCCGAAGATTGTACAAGGCTACAAATTCAACATTTTCTATCCAGATCTTGTTGATAAAGGGAAAGCTCCAACTTATGCCATCGAGAAGGATGGCGACAGTTCAGAGACCTGCATCATCAGGTTCCATGCAGGGCCACCTTATGAAGACATT GCATTCCGGATAGTTAACAAGGAATGGGAGTATTCACACAAGAAAGGGTTCAAGTGCACATTTGAACGTGGAATACTGCATTTGTACTTCAACTTCAAACGATATAGATACCGGAGGTGA
- the LOC113751462 gene encoding uncharacterized protein LOC113751462, which translates to MEEAGVLDVGFSGASFTWSNNRRGRARVSKRLDRFLINGSCLDFSDVISVLHLPRHPSDHAPLKITFSDRSDNSPRPFRFLNVWTTKPQLLDVIRQAWNQDVSGSPLRVLCSKLLATRRAIHTWNKQHFGNIFDAVRSAEEVVKQAEESMDQYASEEFQVELSKAQAELRNALSIEEQFWSQKARAKWLKQGDRNSKYFHAVVRQRRIKGMIHRIKKSNGVWVDTNADIATEAISYFSDLFTGYLESSSAMRHMIPHMISEEENRKLEEMPSIEEIHRVLKSMDGDSAAGPDGFTGKFFTFAWDIIAQDVYKAILSFFCGAELPRFITSTSIVLIPKNPNPQEFSHYRPISLCNFFNKLLSRILADRVASLLPKIISPQQTGFVKGRNITENFLLAQEVVSGIGKKTRGGNVVMKLDMSKAYDRVAWDHIIGVLRRFGFGERFIDLVWRLISNVWFSIIINGASHGFFKSTRGLRQGDPLSPALFIIGAEVLSRGLNNLAMQPGFVGFKVPFACPTITHLAFADDILIFSNGSSYSLKLIMRVLDAYQRCSEQLINVLKSCYLVHPSISLARRRVIERITKFNYHPFPIRYLGFPLYFGRCKSSYFGEVCQSILGRIRSWKSRMLSLGGKIVLIKHVLATMPVHLLSAAVIPGKVFRTIEKAFSTFLWGSSSEESKFHWIRWSQMCYPVDEGGVGFRRLQDIYTAFSFKLWWNFRKGCSLWASFMKAKYCRLLHPCQVEIRSMDSAIWRRMVNVSRQVELSMLWDIKNGACHFWYDNWLGGGALFLRMTVVSNLSFGDFIINGHWDVIRLYQTLPTDLVPSILEHPVPEDWGEAEVIWMSTTSGNFSLVSAFQDIRQARNKSMVFDSIWHPQIPLKISFFMLRLLLERLPLPDRLCKLGLHLPSKCFCCDSASEESIEHLFSKGHIASTVWNYFGALCGLTFPGSSLRSRIVGWWLHSYDSEIQRFIGRILPNIVCWQIWKARNKALFEDVHMRSRAICLAITLEIHIIVEIYFKQVFKAHSFYHLYDWPYSSHIYLTYKLVYWEPKETGRFTLNTDGCSKGNPGLGGGGGVLRDSHGIPLIGFSAYLGETTCLSAEARALLIGIQTSIHRGFENLYIQSDSLVLIGILQKRIHCPWKIRREIRQIWQFVEDPDLFSHCYREANTVADALSNVGVSHPEHQLKLYDSFHTFPTMARGAIRLDRLGMPSIRKIKRMKG; encoded by the coding sequence ATGGAAGAGGCAGGGGTTTTGGATGTCGGCTTTTCAGGAGCTAGTTTCACATGGTCTAATAATCGGAGAGGTAGAGCTCGGGTTTCAAAGAGATTGGATAGATTCTTAATTAATGGGTCTTGTTTGGATTTCTCAGACGTGATTTCTGTACTCCATCTCCCAAGACATCCCTCGGATCATGCACCATTGAAAATTACTTTTTCTGATCGATCAGACAATAGTCCACGACCTTTCAGATTTTTGAATGTCTGGACGACCAAACCACAACTATTGGATGTGATTCGACAGGCTTGGAATCAAGATGTGAGTGGATCTCCGCTACGTGTTTTGTGCTCTAAATTATTGGCAACGAGGAGGGCTATTCATACATGGAACAAGCAACATTTTGGGAATATATTTGATGCTGTACGTTCGGCGGAAGAGGTGGTCAAACAAGCAGAAGAATCGATGGATCAATATGCATCGGAGGAATTTCAGGTTGAGCTCAGTAAGGCTCAGGCAGAGTTGCGGAATGCATTGTCAATAGAAGAGCAATTTTGGAGCCAAAAAGCCAGGGCAAAATGGCTTAAACAGGGAGATCGCAATTCAAAATATTTCCATGCGGTCGTAAGACAGAGACGGATTAAAGGAATGATACACCGTATAAAAAAGTCAAACGGAGTTTGGGTGGACACCAATGCTGATATAGCAACTGAGGCCATATCATATTTCTCTGATCTCTTCACTGGCTATCTTGAGTCATCTTCTGCTATGCGACATATGATCCCGCACATGATATCGGAAGAGGAAAAtagaaaattggaagaaatgcCTTCGATTGAAGAGATTCATCGAGTTCTAAAGTCAATGGATGGGGATAGTGCTGCTGGCCCCGATGGCTTCACAGGCAAATTTTTTACATTCGCCTGGGACATTATTGCCCAAGATGTCTACAAGGCAATTCTCAGCTTTTTCTGTGGGGCAGAGTTGCCTCGATTTATCACTTCTACCTCAATTGTATTAATTCCAAAAAACCCAAATCCTCAGGAATTTTCTCATTACAGGCCAATCAGTCTGTGTAACTTCTTCAACAAGTTGTTATCCAGGATCTTAGCTGATAGAGTGGCTTCTCTTTTGCCCAAAATTATTTCGCCCCAGCAGACAGGCTTTGTAAAGGGCCGTAATATAACAGAAAATTTTTTGCTAGCACAGGAGGTAGTGTCGGGTATTGGGAAAAAGACTAGAGGTGGTAATGTGGTAATGAAGTTGGACATGTCTAAGGCATATGACCGAGTGGCATGGGATCATATCATTGGTGTTCTCAGGAGATTTGGCTTTGGAGAAAGATTCATTGATTTGGTTTGGCGATTGATCTCCAATGTTTGGTTTTCCATCATTATAAATGGGGCATCACATGGTTTCTTCAAATCTACACGAGGCCTACGTCAGGGTGATCCATTATCGCCTGCCTTATTCATCATAGGAGCTGAGGTGTTATCTAGAGGATTGAATAATCTTGCTATGCAACCGGGGTTTGTGGGTTTCAAAGTCCCCTTTGCATGTCCTACTATAACTCATTTGGCTTTTGCGGATGATATTCTAATTTTTTCAAATGGATCCTCTTATTCTCTAAAGCTTATCATGCGGGTGCTAGATGCGTATCAAAGGTGTTCTGAACAATTGATAAATGTGCTGAAAAGTTGTTACTTAGTACATCCTTCGATATCACTGGCACGAAGAAGGGTGATTGAACGTATCACCAAATTCAATTATCACCCATTTCCGATACGTTATTTGGGATTCCCCCTCTACTTTGGCAGATGTAAATCATCATATTTTGGGGAAGTTTGCCAATCTATCCTAGGGAGAATAAGGTCATGGAAATCAAGGATGCTTTCTCTTGGAGGCAAAATAGTTCTAATCAAACATGTGTTAGCAACGATGCCAGTACATCTGTTGTCAGCAGCGGTTATCCCAGGTAAGGTATTTAGAACTATAGAAAAAGCCTTCTCGACCTTCCTATGGGGGTCATCCTCCGAGGAGTCTAAATTTCACTGGATACGGTGGTCTCAAATGTGCTATCCGGTAGATGAGGGAGGAGTTGGTTTTCGCAGGTTACAGGACATCTACACAGCATTCTCATTCAAGCTTTGGTGGAACTTCAGAAAGGGATGCTCGTTGTGGGCTTCGTTCATGAAAGCTAAGTATTGTAGACTACTACATCCTTGTCAGGTAGAAATCAGGTCAATGGATTCCGCAATCTGGAGAAGGATGGTCAATGTAAGTCGACAAGTGGAACTATCTATGCTATGGGATATCAAAAACGGAGCTTGTCATTTTTGGTACGACAATTGGTTGGGAGGGGGTGCCTTGTTTCTCCGTATGACGGTGGTCTCTAATTTGTCGTTTGGTGATTTTATCATCAATGGACACTGGGATGTGATTAGATTATATCAAACATTGCCTACAGATTTGGTTCCCTCTATTTTAGAGCATCCAGTCCCGGAAGACTGGGGTGAAGCTGAAGTCATTTGGATGTCCACAACATCTGGAAACTTCTCTCTAGTTTCGGCATTTCAGGATATTAGGCAAGCACGAAACAAGTCTATGGTTTTTGATAGCATTTGGCATCCTCAGATCCCACTCAAAATTTCATTCTTCATGTTAAGATTGTTGCTGGAGAGGCTACCTTTACCGGATAGGTTATGTAAACTTGGTTTACATTTACCATCAAAGTGTTTCTGCTGCGATTCCGCTTCGGAGGAGTCAATTGAACATTTATTTTCCAAAGGCCATATAGCTTCAacagtttggaattattttggagCTTTATGTGGATTGACTTTTCCTGGTTCTTCTTTACGCTCCCGTATAGTGGGTTGGTGGTTGCACTCATATGATTCAGAGATACAGCGATTCATTGGACGAATTCTTCCGAATATAGTATgttggcaaatttggaaagcaagaaataaagcatTATTTGAGGATGTCCATATGAGATCGCGCGCCATTTGTCTTGCCATTACCTTGGAAATCCATATCATTGTGGAAATTTATTTCAAACAGGTTTTCAAGGCTCATTCATTCTATCATTTGTACGATTGGCCATATTCATCTCACATTTATCTCACGTACAAACTTGTTTATTGGGAACCAAAGGAAACTGGTCGTTTTACACTCAATACAGATGGCTGTTCTAAGGGTAATCCAGGTTTGGGTGGAGGAGGTGGGGTTCTTCGGGATTCACATGGGATTCCTTTGATTGGTTTTTCGGCATATCTTGGAGAAACTACATGTCTAAGTGCAGAGGCCCGGGCTCTCCTTATTGGCATTCAAACATCCATACATAGGGGTTTTGAAAATCTCTATATTCAATCGGATTCTTTGGTATTAATTGGAATTCTTCAGAAACGTATACACTGCCCTTGGAAGATTCGACGAGAGATTAGGCAGATTTGGCAGTTCGTGGAAGATCCTGATCTTTTTTCACATTGCTATAGGGAAGCTAACACAGTCGCTGATGCATTGTCCAATGTGGGCGTCTCTCATCCAGAGCATCAACTCAAGTTATACGATTCCTTCCATACGTTCCCAACTATGGCTCGTGGAGCAATTCGCCTGGACAGATTAGGGATGCCTTCAATTCGGAAAATTAAGCGTATGAAGGGCTGA